The nucleotide sequence CTTGAATTTGAGGGTGTCACGTATTATTTCATCGATCATGAATATTATTTTAAGCGTGATTCTTTATATGGCCATTATGATGATGGGGAACGGTTCTCTTTTTTCTGCAGAGCCGTTCTTGATTCCATTAAGGCGGTTGACTTCCAGCCTGATGTGATCCACTGTCATGACTGGCATACAGGTATGGTTCCATTCCTTCTAAAAGAGGAATATGCCTCGCAGTCTTTTTATGAAAATATGAAAGCAGTCTTCACGATTCACAATCTGCAGTTTCAGGGGATTTTTCCGAGAGAAATTCTTTATGACCTGCTTGGCCTTGATGACCGTTATTTCAACAATGATCAGCTTGAGTTTCACGGCATGGTCAATTTCATGAAAGCTGCTCTTGTAGCCTCTGATTTGATCACGACGGTAAGCCCGACGTATAAAAATGAAATTCAGACCCCATATTTCGGAGAGCGTCTTGACGGTCTGCTGCGGGTGAAGGAAGCGTCTCTTGTCGGGATTCTAAACGGCATCGATGACACGATCTACAACCCCGGGGATGATCCATACATAGCATTCCCTTATGATGAGCACAGAGCTCAGAATAAAGCGAAAAACAAAAAAGAGCTTCAAAAGATGTTTGGCCTTCCTGAAAAAGAGGATACGCCGCTCATGACAATGGTTACGCGGCTGACTCAGCAAAAAGGACTCGATCTTGTTGAGCGCGTGCTGCATGAGATGCTGCAGTCTGATATGCAGATGATTATCCTTGGAACTGGAGAAAAGAAATTCGAGGATTTCTTCCGCCACATGGAATGGCTGTTTCCGGATAAGTGCAAAGCATATATCGGCTTTGATGAGCCTCTTGCACACCGCATTTATGCCGGTTCAGACTTCTTCCTGATGCCGTCGCAGTTTGAACCGTGCGGACTTGGACAGCTGATTGCCCTCCGCTATGGATCCATTCCGATTGTAAGGGAAACAGGCGGACTGAATGACACTGTTACCTCCTACCGGGATGATACAGGTGAAGGGAACGGGTTCACCTTCACAAATTTCAATGCGCATGATATGAAGCATACAGTCGACCGTGCATTTTCTGTTTATAAAAACAAAACCATTTGGAACAGCCTTGTCAAAACAGCTATGAAGGAAGATTACAGTTGGGCGCAGTCTGCGTTTAAATACAACCAGCTTTACGCTGATTTAATGACTAGGAGTGGGAGTCATGTTCTCTGACAAAAACGAGTTTAAAAACAGTTTTCTGAAGCGTCTGGAGATGATGTACGGTAAAACGTTTGCTGAGTCGACAAAACGCGACCAGTACCAAACGCTTGGAAACATGGTAAGAGAACATATCAGCAGCCATTGGATCCAGACAAATGAATGGAACCGCGCAAGCAACAACAAACAGGTCTATTACCTGTCAATCGAGTTTCTGCTTGGCAGGCTGCTCGGACAAAATCTGTTAAACCTGGGAATCCGGGATGTTGTGCTTGAAGGGTTTGCTGAGCTTGGCATTGATCTTGAGGAGATCGAGGAAAGCGAAGCAGATGCAGGCCTTGGCAATGGCGGTTTAGGCCGCCTTGCTGCCTGTTTCCTTGATTCGCTGGCATCTCTTAACCTTCCGGGCCATGGCCTTGGAATACGCTATAAACACGGCCTTTTTGACCAGAAAATCGTGGACGGCTATCAGGTGGAGCTGCCTGAGCAGTGGCTTAGACACGGCAACGTCTGGGAGGTGCGCAAGCCGGATCAGGCCATTGAAATTCCTTTCTGGGGAAAAATCGAACATGTAATGGAGGATGGAAAGCTTGAATTCCGTCACGTTCATGCAGAAAACATAATGGCTGTGCCATACGATATGCCCGTCATCGGCTATGAAACGAGCACGGTCAATACTCTGAGACTGTGGAACGCTGAACCGTCTCCAAACCCGCCTAACCGCGACGTGCTTGCGTATAAACGCGAGACAGAAGCTGTTTCTGAATTTCTGTATCCGGACGATACACATGATGAAGGAAAAATTCTTCGTCTGAAACAGCAGTATTTTCTCGTCTCTGCAAGCCTGCAGTCCATCATAAGATCCTACCTGAAAAAGAATGATACACTGCATGAATTTCACAAGCATGTAGCCATTCATGTCAATGATACACATCCGGTTCTGGCCATTCCTGAACTGATGCGCATTCTTCTTGATGAAGAGCACATGGAATGGGAAGAAGCCTGGAACATCACCGTTGGCACGATCTCCTATACAAATCATACAACACTGTCTGAAGCACTTGAAAAATGGCCGCTGCATATCTTTAAACCGCTGCTGCCGCGGATTTATATGATTGTCGAAGAAATAAATGAAAGATTTTGCAGAGAATTGTGGAATCGTTTCCCTGGGGACTGGAAGCGGATTGAAAATATGGCGATTATTGCGCACGGCGTCGTCAAGATGGCTCACTTAGCCATAGCAGGCAGCCACAGTGTAAACGGAGTAGCCAAAATCCACTCTGATATCCTGAAAAACAGGGAAATGAAGCTGTTTCATCAAATCTATCCGCAAAAATTCAACAATAAAACGAACGGCATTACTCATCGCAGATGGCTGCTGAAAGCCAATCAGGAGCTGACAAGTCTGATAACGGATACAATCGGCACAGACTGGATTAAAAAGCCCCATCTGATGATTGAACTGAAAAGGCACATTTACGATCCGCTGCTGAAAGAACAATTTGCAGCTGTAAAACAGAAGCGAAAGAAAATTTTAGCTGACATTATTGAAAAAAATACTGGCATCAAGGTAGATGAACATTCCATTTTTGACGTTCAGGTTAAGCGCCTCCATGCCTATAAACGACAGCTGCTGAACGTGCTGCACATTATGTATTTGTACAACAGGCTGAAAGAGGATTCTAATTTCTCCATTCATCCGAGAACCTTTATCTTTGGGGCAAAGGCATCACCGGGCTATTATTACGCCAAGAAAATCATCAAGCTGATTAATGCACTTGCTGACAAAGTAAACAATGACCCGAAAGTTTCAAAAATGATGAAAGTCATTTTTATGGAAAACTACAGAGTGTCACTTGCAGAGCATATTTTCCCTGCTGCAGACGTCAGTGAGCAAATCTCTACAGCAAGCAAGGAAGCATCGGGCACAGGCAACATGAAATTCATGATGAACGGCGCCCTGACTATCGGAACTCTGGACGGGGCAAACATTGAGATTCTTGAAGAAGTGGGGAAGGAAAACATTTTCACATTCGGATTGAAGGCTGAGGAAGTCTTAAACTATTATGAAAATGGCGGATATCGCTCAAGCGAATATTATCACCATGATCTGCGGATCAGACAGGTGGTTGACCAGCTCACAAATGGATTTTTCCCTGATACGGAAGATGAATTTGAGGCGATAAAAGACTCCTTGCTGTATGAAAACGATCAGTATTTCGTTCTTCGGGATTTCGCATCTTATGTGGATGCACAGGATCAGCTTGAAAAGGCCTATCAAAATCAGGATAAGTGGCTCGAAAAAGCCCTGTTGAACATTGCGCATTCCGGTTATTTCTCCAGTGACCGCACCATTCATGAATACGCAGACGGCATTTGGGACATCCAGCCGATTCCTGTACTGCATTGAAAAACCCGCTTTTAGCGGGTTTTTTTTTGGCGGTAAAATCTTTACAGGACGCTCTATTCTACTCTGTGTAAGGGTCTTTTTCGTATTCAGGCAAATCACCGAACGGCGTCATCAGACCCTCTTCATCAAGAGTGTGTTCATATTGCCTGTGCTGAATGGTCGG is from Bacillus sp. FSL H8-0547 and encodes:
- a CDS encoding glycogen/starch/alpha-glucan phosphorylase; translated protein: MFSDKNEFKNSFLKRLEMMYGKTFAESTKRDQYQTLGNMVREHISSHWIQTNEWNRASNNKQVYYLSIEFLLGRLLGQNLLNLGIRDVVLEGFAELGIDLEEIEESEADAGLGNGGLGRLAACFLDSLASLNLPGHGLGIRYKHGLFDQKIVDGYQVELPEQWLRHGNVWEVRKPDQAIEIPFWGKIEHVMEDGKLEFRHVHAENIMAVPYDMPVIGYETSTVNTLRLWNAEPSPNPPNRDVLAYKRETEAVSEFLYPDDTHDEGKILRLKQQYFLVSASLQSIIRSYLKKNDTLHEFHKHVAIHVNDTHPVLAIPELMRILLDEEHMEWEEAWNITVGTISYTNHTTLSEALEKWPLHIFKPLLPRIYMIVEEINERFCRELWNRFPGDWKRIENMAIIAHGVVKMAHLAIAGSHSVNGVAKIHSDILKNREMKLFHQIYPQKFNNKTNGITHRRWLLKANQELTSLITDTIGTDWIKKPHLMIELKRHIYDPLLKEQFAAVKQKRKKILADIIEKNTGIKVDEHSIFDVQVKRLHAYKRQLLNVLHIMYLYNRLKEDSNFSIHPRTFIFGAKASPGYYYAKKIIKLINALADKVNNDPKVSKMMKVIFMENYRVSLAEHIFPAADVSEQISTASKEASGTGNMKFMMNGALTIGTLDGANIEILEEVGKENIFTFGLKAEEVLNYYENGGYRSSEYYHHDLRIRQVVDQLTNGFFPDTEDEFEAIKDSLLYENDQYFVLRDFASYVDAQDQLEKAYQNQDKWLEKALLNIAHSGYFSSDRTIHEYADGIWDIQPIPVLH
- the glgA gene encoding glycogen synthase GlgA, producing the protein MKVLFVVSECVPFVKSGGLADVAGALPKELKRLGTDIRVVLPKYGQIPERFRSKMKKVKEIVVPVGWRRQYCGIEQLEFEGVTYYFIDHEYYFKRDSLYGHYDDGERFSFFCRAVLDSIKAVDFQPDVIHCHDWHTGMVPFLLKEEYASQSFYENMKAVFTIHNLQFQGIFPREILYDLLGLDDRYFNNDQLEFHGMVNFMKAALVASDLITTVSPTYKNEIQTPYFGERLDGLLRVKEASLVGILNGIDDTIYNPGDDPYIAFPYDEHRAQNKAKNKKELQKMFGLPEKEDTPLMTMVTRLTQQKGLDLVERVLHEMLQSDMQMIILGTGEKKFEDFFRHMEWLFPDKCKAYIGFDEPLAHRIYAGSDFFLMPSQFEPCGLGQLIALRYGSIPIVRETGGLNDTVTSYRDDTGEGNGFTFTNFNAHDMKHTVDRAFSVYKNKTIWNSLVKTAMKEDYSWAQSAFKYNQLYADLMTRSGSHVL